In the Anaerolineales bacterium genome, GTGGAATATTTCTGGACGATCGATTTCAGGTTGCTTTCCGCAACCCCGCGATCCGGTGTCTGCAGGACATTCCGGATGTCCCGAGCCACCTCCGCGGGCATACTCTGCCTGGGCGCATCAGCCATCGCGTTTTGTTGAAGGTGGAACCCTCGAAGATCACGAGGGTAGGTTGGCACCGCCGCCAGGGAATCCCTCCGAACACGCTTTGGCGGGCCGCCCGCAATTCGGCATGTCC is a window encoding:
- a CDS encoding transposase, whose translation is MARGLTGVWLIVSDGHAELRAARQSVFGGIPWRRCQPTLVIFEGSTFNKTRWLMRPGRVCPRRWLGTSGMSCRHRIAGLRKAT